In Arthrobacter sp. MN05-02, the genomic stretch CTCGAGCGGCGTCTCGGGGTCGGGGCGGTGGCTGTAGAAGATGTCCACGTAGTCCAGCCCCATGCGCTCGAGGGACTGGTCGAGGCTCGCCAGCAGGTACTTCCGGGAGCCGAAGTTGCCGTACGGACCCGGCCACATGTCGTACCCGGCCTTGCTGGAGATCACGAGTTCGTCGCGGAACGGCCGGAAGTCGTCCTTCAGGTGGCGGCCGAAATTCGTCTCCGCGCTGCCGTAGGGCGGGCCGTAGTTGTTGGCGAGGTCGAAGTGGGTGACGCCGAGGTCGAACGCCCGGCGGAGGATGGCCCGCTGCGTGTCGAAGGGCTTGTCGTCTCCGAAGTTGTGCCACAGGCCCAGGGAGACGGCGGGAAGGTGCAGACCGCTCCGTCCCACTCGGCGGTACGGCATCTTCTCATAACGGTCATCAGCGGGGTGGTAGGTCATCCCCTCATCCTAGGCGAGTGGGTGCTGCGTCCCCGGAGAGGCGCGGTCGGGTTCTACGGGACCCGGAGCGGCCCCGGGGGCGGCTCGGCCGATGATCCCGGACCCTTCCCCGCAGGGCGGATGGCGCGCACCGATTTGTTCCGTCCGCTGGCCTTCGCGGCGTACAGCGCCTGGTCGGCTGCGGCGATCGCTGCGTCGAGATCGTAGTCCGCCGCTTCGATGGCGGCGATACCGTAGCTCACGGTCGGCATCTCGAACCCGCCCGGCGTGGAGTGTCCCCGCAGGGCCCTGCTCACGTCCCGGGTGATGTCCTCGCTCCTGGACACCGAGGCTCCGGGCAGCAGGAAGATGAACTCCTCGCCCCCGTACCGGCCCACGAGATCGGTGGAGCGGACGGTCTCGGCGCAGGCGGCGGCGAAGGCCTTGAGGACGGTGTCTCCCGCCGCATGGCCGTGGGTGTCGTTGATGCTCTTGAAGAAGTCGAGGTCGGCGAGGATCAGCGTCCCGGGCCGGTCCGTCCGCGCGAGCCGGTCCGTCTGCACGGACGCGAGGTCGAAGAACCCCGAGCGGTTGAGCAGCCCCGTCAGCGCGTCCCGGTCGGCACGCGTGCGCAGGTCGGTGGCGATCTGCTCGGCACTCAGCGCCGCGGCGCTGAAGGACACGACGACGAGCAGCAGCATGGTGATCAGGGTGGTGATGCCCGAGCCGAAGTAGGTGGTGAAGACGTACCCGTCCTGGCCGCCGGCCACGAACGCGACGCACCGGCCCAGGTAGAGGAGCGCCAGGAAACCGGAGGCGACCGCCAGGGGTGCCTGCACCCTGCTGTAGCTGCTGGGCAGCCGCCACAGCTCCCACGAGGCGAGTCCGATGGTCAGCGACATCATGCCGAGGAACACCGGACCGCCGGACCACGTGTTGGTGGCGGGGTTGTCGACCGCCGAGGCGAGCAGCGTCAGGAGCGGTGCCGCCGACAACTGGAGCCAGGCCGGTTTGCTGGTCCGCAGTGTCCGGGCGCCCGCCCAGACACTGACCGCACCCAGGACCAGCAGCGTGTTGGACAGCGGGTTCGCCCAGACCTGGTGCCCCGTGCCGTCGAGCAGGTAGCCGGAGGACCCGATGAAGAAGAAGGCGATGGCGGCGCACCACCACGCGCTGTAGGCGGACCGGGTCTGGCGGAAGGCGACGGTGTAGAACAGCACGAAGAGGGTGATGGCGATGGCCCCGAAAGCCACCCGCAGTGTCGTGATGTCCAGGGTCATGGTGTTCCTGCCGCCTCGTGCCTTCCGGATCCCTGCACCCGGG encodes the following:
- a CDS encoding GGDEF domain-containing protein, which translates into the protein MTLDITTLRVAFGAIAITLFVLFYTVAFRQTRSAYSAWWCAAIAFFFIGSSGYLLDGTGHQVWANPLSNTLLVLGAVSVWAGARTLRTSKPAWLQLSAAPLLTLLASAVDNPATNTWSGGPVFLGMMSLTIGLASWELWRLPSSYSRVQAPLAVASGFLALLYLGRCVAFVAGGQDGYVFTTYFGSGITTLITMLLLVVVSFSAAALSAEQIATDLRTRADRDALTGLLNRSGFFDLASVQTDRLARTDRPGTLILADLDFFKSINDTHGHAAGDTVLKAFAAACAETVRSTDLVGRYGGEEFIFLLPGASVSRSEDITRDVSRALRGHSTPGGFEMPTVSYGIAAIEAADYDLDAAIAAADQALYAAKASGRNKSVRAIRPAGKGPGSSAEPPPGPLRVP